tgaggtaatatttcattatagttttgatttgcatttttctaacagtgagcgatgttgagcatcttttcatgtgtttattagccatcggtatgtcttctttggggaaatgtctgtttaggtcttttgtccattttttgattgggttgttttcctGGTATGGATTTGTATGAGCTGCttctataattttgaaattaatcctttgtcagttgtttcatttgctattattttctcccattctgagggttgtctgaGGTtaaccttgtttgtagtttcctttgctgtgcaaaacctttaaagtttaattagatcccacttgtttacttttgtttttatttccattcacttttttaatataaatgtatttattttaattggaggctaattactttacaatattgtattggttttgccatacatcaacatgaatccaccacggatgtacaggtgttccccatccttaacccccctcccacctccctccccataccatctatctgggtcatcccagtgcaccaccccgagcatcctgtatcatgcatcgaatctagactggcgattcgtttcacatatgatattatacatgtttcagtgccattctcccaaatcatcccaccctcgccctctcctacaaagtccaaaacactgttctatacatctggtTTGAACCCCGCTTAATATAAAGGTGCAAACTCCCTAAACATGGAGACTTCTCATGTCTTGTTCATTATTATGTGCTTAATATGGGATGAAGCtgttttttgataaatatttattgaataaagaaTAATATCCTTTGGTTTTTTTGGAAAGAGACTTGGTTAATGTGAGGGTGTGATGCATTAAGAAAGCCAGAATGGGACAGACTGATTCATTCACCAACAATtaggagaaataaagagaaaggtaGCAAAAAGTAAGAATTTTCATACTAAAAAGGACATTATGATATTATGGAATGTTCACTGACATTTCCCACATTCTCcacttttcagcagaaattaagaagagaatgAAGAGGGAGAACCAGAGCAGTGTGTCTGAgttcctcctcctggggctccCCATCCGGCCAGAGCAGCAGGGCGTGTTCTTCGCCCTGTTCCTGGGCATGTACCTGACCACGGTGCTGGGCAACCTGCTCATCATCCTGCTCATCAGGCTGGACCTTCgcctgcacacccccatgtacttcttcctcagccaCTTGGCCTTCACTGATGTCTCCTTTTCATCTGTTACCATCCCTAAGATGCTCATGAACATGCATACTCAGCAACAATCTATCCTCTACGTGGAGTGCCTTTCCCAGAtgtattttttcatactttttggcTGTCTTGACAACTTCCTTCTTGCAGTGATGGCATATGACAGGTACGTGGCCATATGGCAGCCACTTCACTACACCACTGTCATGAGGCAGGAGCTGTGTATCTCATTGGTAGCTGTGTCCTGGTTCTTCTGTTGTATCCATGCACTGTTGCACACCCTCCTCTTGGTCCAACTGTATTTCTGTGCTGAAAATACCATCCCCAACTTCTTCTGTGACCTCCCTGTCCTCCTGAAGATGAGCTGCTCAGACATTTCCATCAATGAGCTGGTCATCTTTACTGAAGGAGGAATGCTGTTCATCTTGCCTCTGAGTATCATCTTGGGCTCATATATTCATATAGGGACCATCGTCCTGAGGGTCCCCTCCACTAAGAGACTCTTTAAAGCCTTCTCCACTTGTGGCTCTCATCTCTTTGTGGTATCTTTATACTATGGGACACTTGCTGGTGTTTACTTTTTCTCCTCATTATGGGACTCCAATGACAAATAtatagttgcttcagtcatatatGCAGTAGTTActcccatgctgaacccctttaTCTATAGCCTCAGAAACAGAGACATAAAACGAGCCCTAGAAATATTTCTCAATAGGGCTAACTTCTTGAAATGACAGTCGCTAAATCCTCTTATTTCAGCCATGAGCACAGTGAGATATATCTCCTAAAATTATTGTATGGTTGGCAACTTTGTGTAACTTCAAATGAATATACATTCTGCTGTCATGTTGTCGTGCTGTTAATATGCCAACAAAGTCCAGTTTGTTACTTGGACtcttaaatattctttatcttcaattttttctgtttgttcctcATCTCTCATAAAATATGCAGAAAAGTGTTatgcaaaacatttttatattgtgtTGTTGAGGACACACAGATTTAGCATCATGATCTACTCCTGGTGGGCTAATTCTTCCCTGTAAGGTGTGCTGAAATTGGATGCATTGGCTTCAAGCTGATTGTGAACATCTCTTTTCAACTCCATATTCAATGACAACATGCTGGTGGATTGAAATCAGCCATAATGGGGATAATTACACTGtggaaattggcaaatgctacaaagCAAGTCTCCCCTACAATAGAGagccatttttattcatttaacagtATACCACTACATTTATAATTAAGATACATTTCTATTTAGCAATGGCTCCTAACTTAACGTCTCATTTACTTCTTCTGATGTTAGTATAGATGTACTAGCTTTCTTTTTGTTAGTGTTTACATGGTACTTTTTCCATCACTTTAAACTTTGTTATGTTCTTCTGTCTGTAAAGTGTCAGTTGTTAACAGTGTGAAATTGGGGTTTGCTCTTTTATATAGATTGACAATCATTTCTGGAGAATTTCTCTCTTAACATCTAATCTAATCTAATCAGAATGTACTTGaagttatatttttcatatttctatatgttttcttctatttgtttttttggctgcactatgtggcatgcaggatcctagttccctaaccagggatcatcAGATCTATGCTCCCCACATTGGTGGCATAGAATCCTAACCGacagaccaccaaggaaatccctgcATTTCTACATGTCTTCTAGTTGAGGTATCTGATTTcatatttattgtcttttctccttctcccttttgattaattaaatatatattttattattccatttccCCTCTGCTAACCTATTAATCATATatcattattaatttataattcttTTCTGTACTTTATGTAGAGACtatgtcttgctttttctttaaaaaatcttttattgtaGTATAATGCATACAAcccaaaatttaccattttaaccatttgagGTATACAGTTAGATGACATTTGGTACATTTATCACTGCTATCTTATTCTAGGGCTTCAAAAGAAAACTTTGTGGAACATAATGCAATTGAGCCCTTTAAAGCTATGaaaaaacaatgacaaagatATCTATGAATCAATGTAGAAGGATTTCCAAGCtatattatttaatgaaaaaataaatatgtaagacaGCATCTATAGCATGCTACTTATTGTGTAAAAGTAAAGGGAAAATAACATATACATGTAACTTCCCACTGAGCTAGGAGAAGCACACAAAGAATAAATCAGAAGCTAATGAAACTGTTTACCTACAGGAGGTGGGTGGGTATGGGATAGGAAAAGATGGACGGatagtatatttatttgtatagtttGATGATGTTGCCATTTACCTACTAAGAATAAATAGAAGATGATGGAGAATAAAGCAAAGTAGGAGACAAAAAATGCGCCTAACTATGTTTCAAATTAATACCATAATCGGACTAAGGGGAGGGAATAAAATAATCAAGTAATTATTAAACACAGAATTTTGTCTATAAACTACTCTCactgtaaataaaaaattaagcaagGTTTGAGCTGAAATTAGTCTGTTATTAACAGTGGTTTGAGTTCAAGTGACATTACTTGTATTagaagatttagcaaataaataaacatattctaGAAAAGGGAGTAATTCATCAGTTGGGGAAAGATGCCATGTACATGGAAAAGGAGAGGCTGGAAAGAACTTTATGGTATCaagatagaactggacataaaTCAAGTTGAGCTCGTGGGTTTTAATATGTCTAAACAGACTGAAATTGATCGGTTCCCATCCCACACATTCAGTGGTGTGGGGATCTCAAGGGCTAATACTGCTCTCTCTGGACCTTACTGTGATATATGGGGAGGCAGAGTCCATTGCTGAGTTCTTCAAAGGTCAAGGGCATTCTCCTCTCCTCATCCTCATGAGCAGGCAGAGGGGTCACTAACATGTCAGTAACATTAGGGACACCTTCTCCCAGGACTCCTGTGGCTCAACCCTTTGGTCTCTGCAAGGATCCATCtcaagaaaaaagcaagaaatttgcCAATTAGCTCAGTTGGATTCTTTTCTAACAAGAAGCTTGGGGCTGAGTCCTTGGGGCCTTACTCCTATTGATAAAAGTGAATCTTCCTGCTCATTGTTTTAGTTCTTGTAGTCAGGCATGGAAGGTGCTAAAGATCCTTAGGTCATGGAGGTACAAGAGATGGGTATTTAGGTAGCAGCCTGAACCAGCAAGCATCAACGTCAATCTGAGCAAGGTGGGGAAGCATCTCTTTTCCTAGATATGTGCATTGATGTGAAGactaggagaaagagagagacaaggtATGTTTACATTGCTGGTACAACCATGTGTTCACTGGTTCACACACTGACTAAATGGTGCTACCAGCCACAGgtggccataaaattaaaataaattaaaattacctaaaattaaaaacttggttCTTTACTTGTACTAGCCTTATTTCAAGTCTCTGGTAGTCACATGAGGTTAGTGCTACTGTATTGGACAAAGCAGATGTAGAATATTTCCACTATCGTAGAAAGTCCTATAATGGGCTGATAACAGACCATGAAGGGCTGGgattctcctgcactgcatgggtgtgtgcttgtgtgggtgtgtgtaagTTATttgtgtgttgctgctgctgctgctaagtcgcttcagtcgtgtccaactctgtgcaaccccatagacagcagcccaccaggctcccctgtccctgggattctccaggcaagaacactggagtggattgccattgccttctcctatttgtGTGTTGGGTTTGACTATATGTGATTCAGTGTGTGTAGTGgagtttctctgtgtgtgtgtttgatttgTGAGCTGCCTGGATGTAGTCTTAGCATGTTTGTTTACAACAGATTTTTTGGTGTGATGGTTATACAATACTATACATATTGAATGCATACAATCTGAGGAGTctggacatatacacacacatgtgaagtcatcaccacaatcaagtaATTGACATGTCTATCTCCTCTACAAATTTCCTCATGTCCCTTTTTTGTGGTAGAAAACTTAACAGTTTTCATTACCACTTTGTGGCCACAAAGTTCTAGCAGGACTCTAGAACTAATTCATTTTGCATAAATGAGACTTGATATCAATTGAATAACAACACTAcatttccccctcttttcctctccagTGCTTGATAATCTCCACTTATTCTCTGCTTCAATGAATTTCTTAACCTGAAATCATGCAATAATTTTCCTTGTAAGACTGGCTTATtccacttaacataatgttttccaGGTTCATCCCCATtgtaaaaaatgtcaaaatttccttttttaagggcaaaataatattacattgtatgtctatgccatattttctttatccattcacctatcaatggacatttgggttgtttccataacTTAACTATCATGAATAGTACTGCAATACACATGGGAATGTAGAAATaactttgagatcctgatttctaTTCTTTCTGGTATATACTCAGAGGTGGGatcgctggatcatatggtagtcctgtttttaatgttttttgggacactccatactgttttccatagcagccgTACCACTTACATccacaccaacagtgtagaagggttttgttttcatgattttCAAGTTGTGTAATGAcaaagtatttcattttaaagcTGTGTGTAAGTTGGTCTGAATCCATAAAAAGCTCTACACTTTTGTCTAAGATAAGTCAGAGATCGTCAAAAAGAAGCACTTTGTtactctgtgtgtctgtttttgtgtacAGCACCCTCACAATCTAATTCTCTCCTTGAATGGGTGTACAGCAGAACAGGCTAAGTGAGTGACTTAGAAACGTGTTTGCATTTGACCTGGGGAGATAGTCTTACAGCCTGACTCTTCTCTTGCTTCAGGATGTAAACAGGCAGCTCTAAACAAAGTCCTGTTTATGCTAAGTTTGTGGCAGTTCGTCCTGGTGGCTTGAAGATATCAAACTTCTCCAGGGCCCCAAGTTTTCTTCATCGACATATAATTATTTCCATATTTCCACTTTGGGGAACATGGTGGAGTAAATTCTGGAATCTTGTCTAGTTAACCCGAAGACTGTGAATTCTGATACAACTTCTAGGTCCTATAGCATGTGTAATGTCATGGCTCTCTGGCCACACATTGAGCAAATTCTCATGTCACTCACTTTGGTTGTATGTGCAGAGCTCACTCAAGCATTTAAAAACACTGGAgatggaagggaagagagagacagTGGTACATATGAAGGCAATTGTGTGTGAGTGCGCTCatttgcttggtcatgtccaactctttgtgaccccatggactgtaaccccccagactcctctgtccatgggattctccaggcaagaatactggagtgggttgcctttttctcctccagcggatcttcctgacccagggattgaactggcatctcctctgtctcctgcattggcaggcagatttatgATGGC
This window of the Bubalus bubalis isolate 160015118507 breed Murrah chromosome 12, NDDB_SH_1, whole genome shotgun sequence genome carries:
- the LOC102392322 gene encoding olfactory receptor 1J4-like; protein product: MRRENQSSLSEFLLLGLPIQPEHQGVFFALFLGVYLITVLGNLLILLLIRLDSRLHTPMYFFLSHLAFSDVSFSSVTVPKMLVNMQTQDQSIPYAGCIAQMYFFLLFVCLDNFLLAVMAYDRYMAICQPLHYTTIMREGLCVLLVAGSWFFSCVHALLHTLLLSRLMKRENQSSVSEFLLLGLPIRPEQQGVFFALFLGMYLTTVLGNLLIILLIRLDLRLHTPMYFFLSHLAFTDVSFSSVTIPKMLMNMHTQQQSILYVECLSQMYFFILFGCLDNFLLAVMAYDRYVAIWQPLHYTTVMRQELCISLVAVSWFFCCIHALLHTLLLVQLYFCAENTIPNFFCDLPVLLKMSCSDISINELVIFTEGGMLFILPLSIILGSYIHIGTIVLRVPSTKRLFKAFSTCGSHLFVVSLYYGTLAGVYFFSSLWDSNDKYIVASVIYAVVTPMLNPFIYSLRNRDIKRALEIFLNRANFLK